The DNA segment AACTTAAGACTTATTCATGGTAAAATCCTTGCATTGCTCGGTCGTGAGTATGAGCAGATGTATTGCACCATTTATGGACGAAAGTCTGTACGAACTACTGGAGGTCATGACAATGCAAAAGCGAAGGCAACCGTTACTCCACGTCATCTTCTTTTTCATGCTAAATCAAATCAAGACAAAAGGAGGAATAAAATGTACGAACATGAAATGCAATGCAAGGTGAATCTTATTTGACAGGTCCATAGCTTTCCAAAAAGCTAAAATAGTATCTTTAAAATATTTAAATGCGGAATATATGTTATAACATAGGAAACATAGGATACGATGACGATAGAGATAGACAGCGCAACTGTAGTGAAATCAATCGCTATGGTCGTCGCAGCCGTTCTTGTATTAGCTGTGGCAATTACGCTTATGCCGATTTACTTGAGCTTACTCCCTGGAAAAGGACGTTTTTAGTGATTGATAGGGCTGTATTGGTGATAGGGATATACGTATTGGTAGTAGCAGGCTTAAAACTATGGGGTGGGGTGAAGAAAGAGAAAGCGAACGCAGTAGAACTTGACTTAAACGTCTCTGCAGTGCTCGCGAGGGATGGGTAGTGGTAGTGGTAGTGTTTTGTAAATGATAGACCCTGTATCTGGGAAGGAATATCCGGAAGAACTCATAAAAGCAGCGGCGAAGATAAACGGTATCCGTTATGATGCCTTAATCGAGCAGATAAAAAGAGGAAGGGTGGTCCTGCTCGAAGATGGCGGAATCCTCAAACGAGGCTATACAACAGGAACTTGCGCTACTGCGGCATCAAAAGCTGCTGCTCTTCTGCTTGCGGGTGAAGAAGTGAAAAAAGTAGAAATTACAACTCCGGTTGGCGTAAAAGCGGAGCTGAAAGTAGAAAATGCTGATAAAGAAGATTGTATTGCCTGTGTTCGTGTAGATTCCGGCGATTACAAAGGGGACACATTCAATGGAATGCTTATCTGTGCAAAGGCGAGACGTTTTCCCGTATTCTCCATAAGAGCGGGCAGGGGTATAGGGATACTAAAAAGAGCAGGATTTGGTAAAGTCGGCGTGCCGGATATATATCCACACATCCTGAAGAATATAGAAGCGAACGTGAAGGAAGTGCTGTCCTGTGGTGTAGAGATAGAGATTTTCGTGCCTGAGGGGGAGAGGATAGCGAAAAATACGGTTCTCCCTAAACTGGGAATAGAAGGTGGAATACCCATTTTCGGTGCTTCCGGATTCATCGAGCCATACACTGACGAGTGCTACAAGTATGCCCTGGACGTTCTCATAGCAGATAAAAAGGAGATCATAGGCATCAGCACGGGAGAGAAGAGCAAGAGGATAGCAGTAGAAAAGCTGAACTTCCCCGAGGACAAAATTGTAGTTGCCGGTAATTTCGTGTGCTACGCAATAGAGAAATCAAAAGCGAAGAGGAAGGTGATATTCACGATGCCCGCGAAGATCTGTGATATGTTGGGTATTGATGCTCATAGCTATTTCGATTTTGAGTTCAGCAGCGTTGGAGAGCTTGTTGAACGACTGAAGAAAGCAAATTATGAGCGGCTGAGCGCTTTCTTCGGCACTCTTGCAGAAGATTTGTCTCGAAAAACCGATGCTGACGTTTATGTGTTCGATAACAGTGGGGATATATTGGGATACTTTTCTCGAACGGGAAAAGATGAATGAACAAGCTCTCTCATGTCCAACTACCGAAATCCCGCCAGATGTATAAGGTAAAAAACCTATCTTTTCAACACATAAAGTCATATGAGTGGAACAACGAAGAATCCAAATCTCCATCGAGCTAAATCTATTATCGTAGATGAACAGGTGATTAAATCTCCTATTCTTGGATATTTTGAGTATTCCACTGATAACT comes from the Methanophagales archaeon genome and includes:
- a CDS encoding cobalt-precorrin-5B (C(1))-methyltransferase translates to MIDPVSGKEYPEELIKAAAKINGIRYDALIEQIKRGRVVLLEDGGILKRGYTTGTCATAASKAAALLLAGEEVKKVEITTPVGVKAELKVENADKEDCIACVRVDSGDYKGDTFNGMLICAKARRFPVFSIRAGRGIGILKRAGFGKVGVPDIYPHILKNIEANVKEVLSCGVEIEIFVPEGERIAKNTVLPKLGIEGGIPIFGASGFIEPYTDECYKYALDVLIADKKEIIGISTGEKSKRIAVEKLNFPEDKIVVAGNFVCYAIEKSKAKRKVIFTMPAKICDMLGIDAHSYFDFEFSSVGELVERLKKANYERLSAFFGTLAEDLSRKTDADVYVFDNSGDILGYFSRTGKDE